A segment of the bacterium genome:
GCATCCCTGCGGGAGCAGACAGCCAAACTCTGCGAGGAAATGCTGGATAGCATGAAATCCGGTAAAACCGGCGTTCATCAGAAAACGCTCAACCGGCTGGTGAAGTTCATTGATGAATTCAAATCCTTGAACTTTGTCGGCGACGTTGAGCTTGAGGCACAGTTAAACCGGGTGAGGCAGGAATTCCTGACCCGGCCGGCTGAACAGTACCGGGACAGCGCGTTCTACCGGGGCAAACTCCAGGCGGGGTTACAGTCACTGGCGGATACCGCGCGGGAAATGACCCGGCAGGATAATCGTCAACTGGTCGAGCAGTTTGGTCAATTGGGCCACAGAAAGCTCCACATTGGCTCCGCCCCTCTGGCAGAACCCGTATTCGGGGAACACCAGGATGACGCGCCCATGATGAAAGCCGGTTGATCCGAAACATACAGCAAACAATAAGGCCCACTGCCCTTTATTAGGGCGTGGGCTTTTTCATTAAAGAAGGAGAATCAAAATGAGTCATTTCACGACGATAACGACACAGATCAAGGATATCGAGGCGTTGAAAGCGGCCTGCGGGGAACTGGGGCTTACGCTCAGGCAGGATGTGGAAGCCCGGGGATACGGTAACAACCGGCATCAGGGTGACTATGTAATTGTGCTGAAGGGACCGTATGACATTGCTGTCAAACGGCAGCCGGACGGCAGTTGCGGGCTCACCACCGATTGGTGGGACGGCCATGTGGAGAGGGAAGTCGGAGCAAACTACGGGAAACTGCTCCAGCTTTATGGGGTCTGGAAAACCGCCATGGAAGCCACCCGCAAGGGCTACATGGTGACGCGGCAAGGTCTCAAGAATGGAAGTATCAAAGTGCTTCTTTCAGGAGGGCCACGCCAATGACACAGAAAACCATTGAAGTGGTGGTGGCGCCGGACGGCTCCATTCGCATTGAGGCCATGGGGTTTCAGGGCGCGGACTGTGAAAAGGCAACCGCCTTTCTGGAGATAGCTCTGGGGGTGACAGGCCGGAAGACCAAAAAGGCTGACTACTTCATCCGCAACACACAACGCCAGGGACAGAAGGTGGGACAATGAATGCGGTGGCTTCACTCATCTTCACACCCAAAGGCATGATTCGGGGCACCTATAGCGAGGTCATTGATCTCGCCTGCCTGGGCCGGCTCAAGATCAGCCGGGCGACCCGCATCGAGTTCGATAACGTCAAGCAGTCATGGCGGGTCAAGGACATGAAGGGGCAACCCCTCTTCACGGCTCCTTCCCGGCAGGAATGCCTGGAGTGGGAACGCCGGTATCTGGAGCGAAAGGAGGACATGAAACATGCATGACATCAGGGAGGAGGCAGAAGAACGGGTAGATCAATAGAGAAATCAGCGTTCGAGGGGCTTGCCCGTAGCTTTGAAAGCAATCCTGTGTTCGGTCATATGCATTCGTATGACCTGTACCGGAATTGGCTCGAAGCCATGTGGGCATTTCTCGATGCCGTGAAGGATCCTGCAGGGTTCAAGCAGTGCCTGGATCGGTATAGCGGGGCCGAGGGCGCGGAATTTGGCCGGTTGCTGGGGTTGTACGTTGACGCCGTTGAAAATGATCCATTCCGGGACATCCTGGGGGAACTCTTCATGCGGCTGGACGTCAACTCTGTACGTTCTGGCCAGTTTTTCACTCCTGAGCCAATCGCAGAAATGATGGCGCGCATGCAATTTGACCAGGAAACATTCAAGAAACTGGTTGAAGAGAAAGGCGTTGTCACGGTGTGTGATCCGGCGGTCGGGTCGGGTGTCATGCTATTGGCATTTGCACGGGTCGTGCATGAAGCGTTGGGACGCTGGGGAACCGGAAAACTCAGGCTCTACGGAACCGACATTGACATCCGGTGCGTGAACATGTGCCGGATTCAGCTTCGGATGAATGGACTGGATTATTTCGGCAGGATGGCCGGGCTGTTGGCGGGGCAAGTTTCCGTGACAAGCCAGGAGGCCATTCCCGACGTAATCCCGGAAGCCGTTCCTGATGTGGTGATCCATAGCGGACAACAGGAGCTACCCGGTTTCGCGGCATAGTTATCAATAACAGCAACAAAAACAAGCAAGCCCGCTTTACCTCACACAGGGTGGAGCGGGCTTTTCTATTAAGGAGTGAGAATGACATTGAACCAACTGATCTGTAGTGCGGCATCGGTTTATCCTGAAAGTTTCGTCTTCGAATATTGGTCGATGACCGAGTCGGAACCGCAGGAAAACCGGATGGGTGGTGACACCCTCGCCCAGTTCATCGCCCAGGAGATCCACGACACCTATGACGTCAATGCTTCCGATACGGAGCAGATCGCCAGTGCGGTAAAAGCCATGCAGACAGCGGCCGATGACCTGCAAAGGGTCGCGGATGCGCTGGCAGGGCTTACAAGGAAGAAAACAGCATAATGAAAAAAATGGAGCCTGGCTCATGGCGGGCCGGGCTCTCCTTATATATGGTAAGAAAATCATGAAACACAAACAGAAGAAACAGGAGCCACTCATTGTGGCATTGGAAGGCGGGCTCGTGTCCTGCGTTGCGTCAGCCGATAAACGGCTAATCGGTCAACCCGTGGTGGTGATTGATTACGACACCGATGGGCTTGATCCGCAGGATCTGATCCATGTCCGCTGGCATAAAACAACCTATGCCTCAGCAGGGCAGGCAAAGGCCTATGCGCATGGTGATGAGGTGGCAAGAACCTGCCTGACATCAGGCACAAGGAAAAGACTGATGGAGGAATACCATGAATACAAGACTTAAGGATGGATACTACATCGCCGAGGCACCGGCGGTCGGAAACTCCATGGAGGATACACGCTATGTGGTTTTCCAATGGACGAAGGACGATCAGGCTCTCGTCGACAAGGTCAGGCGGCATATCTTGCTGCTTGAAATAAATGGCCGGTGGTACTCGGTAAAGACCGGGCCCGGCCCCCGCGTTCAGTTCCTAAATTTCCTACCTGACTGGGTGGAGGATGTCGAGGGACTGCGGGAAGGCCTTGATGGCGGAACGGCAACCCGAATCGGGCATGAGGAAGCGGAACGGTTGTTCGCCGTCGAGGATGACAGTGTGACACGGGTCGACTGTGTTCACCTCACCATCACCGATTCAGAAGTCTATGTCGGGGCATACGGCAAGCATAGCGGAACCCACTGGGAAACAAGGGACTTTAGTGCCGGGGAGGGAGCGCCGTCATGCTGACAATCAAGCTGTATCACGGGCGCAAGGATCCAGAGCAGCAAATGGATGACTGGGGGTCCGATGGGCCGCTATTGGCAATCGGAGGATTCCACGTCACCTATCTCTCCACCTACCGGGTGAAACTGGCGGATAAGGATTGGCATTTCCTGAAGTTCGTCGGTGATCTGCTGTACTACGACGGCGTTCTCTACGGGGACTTCACCATCAGTGACAGCGACCCGGAAGCCATTGGGCAAATTGTGCCGTGGTTCGATCCAATAAAGGGACAAACAACATGAAGGGAGGCAAGACGTGAAGAAATATACGGTGCTTTTGCTGCGGCCCGACTATGTGGCGGATAATTTTGGAACCGACACATACCTTGCTCAAGTGGAGGCGGACACTGTCGAGGCGGCTGTTTTGGCGGCACAGGCGCAAGTGGCTAAGCTCGATGATCTCGATCTCAACTCCATTGACTATCACCCGCTGATCACCATTGAAGGTTGGCATGACGATCTAACCCCGGAGGTGTACCGATGATGCGCTGCTGTTGGGAAATAGATGTGGATGCCAGGACACCAAGGGAGGCGGCGCGTAAGGCGCTGGCCATACATCGTGACCCGCAGTCCATTGCCACGGTGTTTGACGTTCAGTACCGGGGGATGATGGTCAGGGTTGACCTAACGGAAAACAAGGTTCGACGGATCAGTCGATGCAAAGGCCACGCCACGCGCGGGAAAGGGAGGCAAGGTATTGCATGAAACCCAAGGTAATACAGGTCGTATTGGTTGGTGGCGCATATATGTCCGGCAGGTTTGAGCCAGGATGGGCTCAAGTTGAAGCCCTTAAGGATAACGGGGATCTCGAAACCCTTTTTGTCCCTGAAAGTGCCGGACATGGTTTCAATGCAGCGCTGGATTTCGTTGAGGATAGAACCGACACGACGGAATTCCGCGCGCGTCTGGATGAGTGGGTCCGCACCGGCGTTCTGCCGCCAGCGGAATCTTACTGTCAACAAAACAAGGAACAAGGAGCAAAAGAATGAGATATTACGAAGCATTTATCGACAAATTCGGCTTCAGCGACGGCGAAGATATACCGCCCGATGCTGATGCCCATCGCGAATTGCTGGTGCGGCTATTCAACAAACGCGCCATGGCGATTCGTTCACGGGTGCGCTGTGGTGCATACAACCGGCCAGGCATCCATAACCCGTGCATGGTGTTTTATGTGCGGGCAGCAGCAATCCGAGCGATTCGGACTGAACACCTGCACAATGCTGAGGTTATGAGCCAGTGGGTCGCCGATGCCGACAACATCGCACCCCTGCTGGTTCAACCGACCGATCCTCGGGTTACCCGGATCGTCGAGTGGCTGGATAATAACCTGGAACTTGATACGGGCGTGTGGACGGACGTCGAAATCGATGCCGACACAATGAAACGTGCACTCAAGCGGGCAGGGAAACGGAACAAATAACAAACCAAATGAAAGGAATAGGAATGAAAACTGCAATTATGAACTACATCCGGGCGGGATACCCCGGGATTTACATCGTATCGAGCGAGGAATCACGGATTGAAGGTGAGATCAAGACGGTGGCAAAGGAATTGGGCCATGGTCTTTATGCCTGGTCCATCACGGAAGGATTGGTGGATACATCGGATGGTAGCAACAACGGGGGGCAGGATCCCCAGGAAATGCTGCTCCATGTGCTGGAACTACCGGAAAACACCGTTATATTTCTGAGGGACTTTCATCAGTTCCTGGAAAACGGCAATCCGGTGTTGATTCGCACAGTGAAGGATGTGCTCAGGGTTGCCAAGACCAGGGGCAAGGCGCTGATCATTGTCGGGTGCCGGATCATCTTGCCGCCGGAACTGGAGCGGGAGTTTGTGGTGGTTGAGTTTGCGCTGCCAGGGAAAGAGGAACTGGGTGACGTGCTCGACAACATCGCTGACTCGGCAGCTAAAGCGAAGCCAAAGAAAGACCGGCGCGAGCTACTGCTGGATTCAGCATCAGGGCTCACTTCCATTGAGGCGGAGAATGCCTTTGCACTATCATTGGTTGAGAGCGGAGAGCTTTCCCCGGCGGTGGTATCGCGCGAAAAGGCCCAGGCGGTGAAGAAGAACGGTCTACTGGAGGTCTGCTCCACTGCGCGATCACTGGATGATATTGGCGGGCTGGATCTGCTCAAGGCGTGGCTTGTGCAACGCAAGGACGCCTTTGGCCCGAAAGCGCGGGAGTACGGACTCCCCTCGCCAAAAGGGCTGCTCATTATTGGCATTCCCGGAACGGGCAAATCACTGACGGCCAAAGCCACGGCAAGCGTATTCCAGCGGCCTTTGCTCAAGCTTGATGCCGGGCGGTTGTTCGGCGGGCTTGTGGGGCAGTCGGAATCCAATCTTCGGTCAGTCATTCAAACGGCGGAGGCCATTGCGCCGGCTGTCGTTTGGATTGACGAAATCGAGAAGGGTTTCAGCGGATCCAAGAGCTCAGGGGGTTCTGATGGCGGAACTGCCAGCCGGGTATTCGGGACCTTTCTTTCCTGGATGCAGGAACGCTCAGCGCCGGTGTTTGTCGTGGCCACAGCCAATGATGTGGCGCAACTGCCGCCGGAATTCCTCAGAAAAGGTCGCTTTGATGAGACGATCTTTGTGGATCTGCCCACTCAGGAGGAACGGGTGGCCATTTGGCGGATTCAAATCGCCAAGTATGGCCGCAAGCCGGAACGGTTTGATGTCACCCAGTTGGCAAAGGTAACGGAAGGACTGACCGGCGCGGAAATTGAGCAGGCGTTTATTGACGCGCTCTATGCGGCGTTCAGTCAGGGCAAAGAGCCGTCGGATCTCACTATCAGCATGGTGCTTAATGATTTGGTTCCCCTCAGCAAGTTGATGGGTGACCAGATTTCGGCACTGCGCAAATGGGCCAAAGGCAGGGCCAGACCGGCGACCACGCAGGAACAGGAGCGAACAGGCCGGAAAGTAATAGCGGCCACTCCATCGGAAACGACAAGCCAGGCTTCGGGTGAAGCTGCGGCATAAACAATGACGGCAAACCATGAGGGCGGGCTCACGAGCAATGAGTCCGCCCTTTTTATTGGAAGGAGACTGAAATGGAGAGGTTATGTGAATTAAGGGTAACGATTGGCAACTACAACGCGCTCAGGATAAAGAGCATCATCTCCGCCTGTATGGTGGAATGGTGCTTTAAGAAGTATGACTTTGGCTTTATGAAGCCGGCATACGGGCGCAGACGATTGCTCCACGCGTCATCCATGGGAACGCTCTACGAGTTTGAGGATGCGAATTGGATTATTAAGCGAATAGAGCAGGCCGTATGGCGGGCGAATCGCGGCATATGCCATGTCGAGGTGGAAGCCAGGGAATATACCAGGAATCTTGAGCCAGTGAATATTCAAGAAGATGAAGCTGAACTCCTGATAGCCTGATTCTTCCTTCTTTCCCTACCCGGATCGTTTTCTGATCCGGGTTTCTTTCACAACTTAGCGGCAGCTATGCCGATTTTTCGCCGTCAGCAGCTGCGGGGTTGCATGCGACGTAATACCAGCCAAACACGTCGGGTTTCCGGCGCCACCCCTTGATGTATTCGGCATAATCCTCTTTCGTCTGATAAACGTCGCACTGAAGCTGGTCGGCGTGTGCCTCACGGATCCGGTTCCATTGCACGGGCCTGTCGATTTCGATTGCGACGCACTCGGCGAACGAGGGTTCAAGCGGCGACATGCCTGCACTGCAAACCAGGAATACCCCGTCCGGCAGTCCAATGTAGAACTTCTTGGTCAGTTTTCCGCTCATCAATATTTTCGTACTCATTATTGATCTCCTTAATTTTCAGTTTCCATCTATCCTGATGCTGGCAATAATATTGCAAACTGAGGCAAAGCGGGAGGGGACTCTCTGGGTGAGAATGGGAGATTACGGGATAGCTGAGTGTCACCCATCGATAATACAGAACTGGAAGGCCGTAGTCGCCTTGAGATCAATCACACTGAGGCGTAAATGCCTTTTGACGAAGCAGTCCCAAATGATAAGCCCTGAGACGGACTCCACCCCATTTAGAATGCCCCGTAAAAGATCACGCGCCCTGTAAAAATCTCCGTGAGTAAGCCGTTGCATCAGTTCACGCGCCAAGGGGCAGCGGGATGCGCTATCCAATAGCATTGGACAAGCCTATTTATTGGACACTCGCCGATAACGTCAAAGACCTCACTGTTTTAACCACGCATCGGCACATATTTCGTATCAGCGCAACCATTCCCACCATCCTGTGCAACCAGTCATGGACAATCCTACCCAACGGCACCCCCTCTTCACGCCTGTCCTGTAATAGTGAAAATGGCCGAAGTACCATAAAGATGGCTGGTATCTTGCCAGAACATACGACAGCACCATTCTGGAGGAATCATCCGCCCTCATATCATTCCCCATCACAGCAAATTCCCGGGGGCAGGTGTGGCTGATCACAATATCCACCTTTGTATCCGGAAGTAGCGCTAAGTCCATTTCCGAGATTTCTTCTTCGGGAAACCAATCGAACCCTAGCTTACGCATATCCTTATCCGTTGAACGAGCGCCCCCTATAAACAGCACGGTGCGACCATCCGGCAAAGTCAGGGTACTGCCACGCTTCATGTAATAGACATGGGGCCAGATTTCGTTTGATGATAACGACCGTAAGCTCCAATGGTCTTCATGATTACCGTCAGCCCAATAGAGCTTCGCGTCGTTCATCACAGGGTTTTTGGGAACTATCACGGCCCCCCGTTCATCATGACGTGTAATATTCGGCCAGAATCCAAAATCCCCGCATTGCAGAATGATTTCCGGACGCTTTTTATTCACAAGCGTATTCAGCGCCCCGAACTCGCGATGGACGTCACCCAAAACCATAATGGAGTTATCCTGTTTCATGTCTCTTGTCCCTTAGATATCGCCTTGCCTAGTCCGCTCAGTGCGGCCATGGAAATTCAGGCTGGCGGTGCTTCAGCTCCACGATGGAGGCATGCGTCATTGTTTCTCTTTTCTTAACGGAGTACACGTCGGCATTGATATGGTGTAAATACTTCAAGTCCGGCCACCCACTACGGTCGATATTTTCAAAATTAAGTCCAAAATTGCACTCAGCTTCACCCTTAGTAAAGCACACACATGAACAGCCTAAGCACGGCCCCCAGGGAGAATCAGAAGGTCCTTGTGAGCCTTGAGCGGCACAAAGGCCCCACAACAACCATGTTGTACCGTACTCTTCGAAATACCGCTCTTGAAAATCCTCCCAAAACGCTCCAATAAATTTGATGTCAAATTCTGCTCCGCCGATGCAAATATCGTCCGGCAACTCTTTCAGGAAATTCGAATCAAGTGAACAGTAATAGACCGGTTGCGCAAATACTGGATGACATACCAGAACAAATAGTTCTTCTGTAAGTAGTTCCTGAAATGCGGCAGTCAATTCTTCGTCTTTGATCGTGGGGGAGTGAGACTTCGCCCATGCCAGAATATCCGCCTCAATCGCTGGTGATACCCACATAGACGGCGCGTCGCCTGCCCATTCAGCAACGCAAGCGCATATCAATGCCTGTCGGGCTGATAAGATTGATTTGTTCGCTGCTACTGACGGCATGTTTCCCTGAGTCATAGCTACACCTCCACTTCTGATATGGTTATGAACGACCTTGATCTGCGACGTTGTCCTAAAACTGATTACAATATACAAAGTAGCAATCCTACGCGAAACGGGATGGTCTGGGCGGGAATGGGATATTATGGGATTGCTGACAGCCGCCGCCCGACTTGTGTGGTAGACAGAGAATTAGCGTCGAATATCCCGAAGTCGACGCTCCAGTACTGATTCAATCCGGCGCAAGAGGTTGCTTGACCACTGCGGCACCATGTCTGCCGGATATAGGGGGATCACGTCATACTGGTTATCCTGATAGACCTGAAGTTTGTGTACGGTACCCTCCATGTAATGGCGGTCTCCGGTCATGCCAA
Coding sequences within it:
- a CDS encoding metallophosphoesterase; the protein is MKQDNSIMVLGDVHREFGALNTLVNKKRPEIILQCGDFGFWPNITRHDERGAVIVPKNPVMNDAKLYWADGNHEDHWSLRSLSSNEIWPHVYYMKRGSTLTLPDGRTVLFIGGARSTDKDMRKLGFDWFPEEEISEMDLALLPDTKVDIVISHTCPREFAVMGNDMRADDSSRMVLSYVLARYQPSLWYFGHFHYYRTGVKRGCRWVGLSMTGCTGWWEWLR
- a CDS encoding DUF1257 domain-containing protein, giving the protein MSHFTTITTQIKDIEALKAACGELGLTLRQDVEARGYGNNRHQGDYVIVLKGPYDIAVKRQPDGSCGLTTDWWDGHVEREVGANYGKLLQLYGVWKTAMEATRKGYMVTRQGLKNGSIKVLLSGGPRQ
- a CDS encoding DUF2997 domain-containing protein → MTQKTIEVVVAPDGSIRIEAMGFQGADCEKATAFLEIALGVTGRKTKKADYFIRNTQRQGQKVGQ
- a CDS encoding N-6 DNA methylase, whose amino-acid sequence is MHSYDLYRNWLEAMWAFLDAVKDPAGFKQCLDRYSGAEGAEFGRLLGLYVDAVENDPFRDILGELFMRLDVNSVRSGQFFTPEPIAEMMARMQFDQETFKKLVEEKGVVTVCDPAVGSGVMLLAFARVVHEALGRWGTGKLRLYGTDIDIRCVNMCRIQLRMNGLDYFGRMAGLLAGQVSVTSQEAIPDVIPEAVPDVVIHSGQQELPGFAA
- a CDS encoding AAA family ATPase; protein product: MKTAIMNYIRAGYPGIYIVSSEESRIEGEIKTVAKELGHGLYAWSITEGLVDTSDGSNNGGQDPQEMLLHVLELPENTVIFLRDFHQFLENGNPVLIRTVKDVLRVAKTRGKALIIVGCRIILPPELEREFVVVEFALPGKEELGDVLDNIADSAAKAKPKKDRRELLLDSASGLTSIEAENAFALSLVESGELSPAVVSREKAQAVKKNGLLEVCSTARSLDDIGGLDLLKAWLVQRKDAFGPKAREYGLPSPKGLLIIGIPGTGKSLTAKATASVFQRPLLKLDAGRLFGGLVGQSESNLRSVIQTAEAIAPAVVWIDEIEKGFSGSKSSGGSDGGTASRVFGTFLSWMQERSAPVFVVATANDVAQLPPEFLRKGRFDETIFVDLPTQEERVAIWRIQIAKYGRKPERFDVTQLAKVTEGLTGAEIEQAFIDALYAAFSQGKEPSDLTISMVLNDLVPLSKLMGDQISALRKWAKGRARPATTQEQERTGRKVIAATPSETTSQASGEAAA